CCGCGGAGCTGCGGTGCCTGCAGATGTCGGCCTTCGCCAACCGCAGCTGGGCGCGCACCGACGGCCTGGGGCTGCTCGGGGGGCTGCGCGCCTACAGCTTGAGCGACGGCGCGGACGCCGTGCGCTTCCTCAAGCCCTGGGCGCGGGGCTCGCTCGACCCGCGGCGCTGGGACAGCCTGCAGCACCTGTTCCGCGTGTACCGCTGGAGCTTCACCCGGGACGTGCAGGAGTTCGTCAAGATGCTGCGCCTGGACTGTGAGCCTGGAGGCCGGGGCCCTGGGcttggcctccccccacccccttcccgggGCTCCGCGCCCGCGCCTCCCGGTCCGGGTTCCCGCTCCGGCCGGCGCGCTCCCCGCTTCTGCCCGCCCCCGGCCACCGGCGCTCTTCCCCAGACTCCGGGTCCCCAGTAGAAGCCCGGCTCGCGTTCCCTCTAATCCTTCCGGTCCTTCTCGGCGTCTTCTCAGATCCCTTTGAGATCCAAGCGTCGGTTGGCTGTACGGTTCTCCCCGGGAA
This portion of the Suricata suricatta isolate VVHF042 unplaced genomic scaffold, meerkat_22Aug2017_6uvM2_HiC HiC_scaffold_51862, whole genome shotgun sequence genome encodes:
- the LOC115285199 gene encoding antigen-presenting glycoprotein CD1d-like is translated as ELRCLQMSAFANRSWARTDGLGLLGGLRAYSLSDGADAVRFLKPWARGSLDPRRWDSLQHLFRVYRWSFTRDVQEFVKMLRLDYPFEIQASVGCTVLPGNTSQSFFQAAFQGEEILSFQG